The Fusobacterium pseudoperiodonticum DNA window ATTCTTCTTGAATAATATCTTGAGCCTTTTTATATAAATCTATTCTTTTTTCTTTATCAGTAGTTTCTCTTGCTTTTGATATTAAGTTATCAAACTCTTCATTCTTATAGAAAACAACATTAGTATGAGCATCTATTTGTGAACTATGATAAAGAGGATATAGAAGTTCATCAGGATCGTCATTAGCTATATTCCATGCCATTAAGAACATTCCTTTTTCTTGAGCAGGATTTTCTACAAATGCTACATATGAAGCCCATTGATATGTTTTTATTTCTACATTTATCCCAATAGCTTTTAAGTTATCTTGGATTACTACTGCAGTATCAACTCTTTGGTTATCTTCATTCACATTTAAAACTATATTAAAGCCATCAGCATATCCAGCTTCTGCTAAAAGTTGTTTAGCTTTTTTTATATTTTGTGTATAAGGATTAGAATTTTCATTATGTCCTGTTGTAATTTTAGGTATAGGAGATGTTGCAACAGTTGCACTTCCATTATATATGCTATCAACTATATCTTTATTATTTATTGCATAGGCAATAGCTTGTCTTACTCTTTTATCAGCTAAATGCTTATCTCTTAAATCAAACCCTATAAACATATTACTTGAAGATTGCATTTCAACAGATACAAACTTCTCATCTTCTTTTGATATTTTTTGAAAATCTAATGGTAGTAAGCTTTCAGCAATATCAACTTCACCTGTTTCTAACATTATCATTCTACTATTTGCTTCAGGAATAAACTTTATAACTATTTCTTTAATATTTGAGTTAGCATCTTTAAAGTATGTATTTCTTTCTAGGACTAATCTATCTCCAGCTACCCATTCTTTTAATTTAAACATTCCAGATCCAACTATATTTGTTTCATTTTCTTCTAAGGCTTTCTTACTCATAATTGAAGCTCCCATAGAAGCTAATTTATGAAGTAAATTTCCTGCTTCATAAAAAGTTTTAACTTTTATTGTAGAATCATCTACTTTTTCAAAACTTTCTATCATATAGAAATCTTGTGTCATTCTTGGAGATTCTTTAGCTCTATTCAATGAGAATAATACATCATCTACTGTTACAGGTTCTCCATTACTAAAAAATAAATCTTTTTTTATTTTTATAAGAGTAGTCTTTTCATTAACTTTTGTAGCTTCTTCTGCTATTTCTGGAATTATATTTCCATTGTTATCTATCTTAAATAATCTTTGATTAATCATTTGTATCACTGATAATGAAGCAGAATCAACTGTATTTTGTGGATCTAATGTTTTTATCTCAGCTTTTTCTGCTATTGTGATTATTTTTTCCTCATTAGTCTTAACAACTTCTTCAGTTTCCTTCTCTTTTCCAAAACATCCTAACAATACTATAGTTACAATTAAACATAAATAAATAAACTTCTTTTTCATTTTTCCTCCAAATTTAGTGTAGTTTTAAGAAATTTTGGTAACAAAAAAAAGCAACCATGTTAGATTGCTTTTTATAAGATACCATAAAATATTCTTAAAAGATTTTTTCTAACAATACAAAATCAAGATATACAATTTTCATTTGTATATCCCCACCAGTATTGATTAGTTGAATTAATCTTATGTAAGTTTTTCATGGTATCCTCCTTCTTGATTTATTTTTTATAAGGATACAGTAAAAAAAATATTTTGTCAAGAGAAAAAAATAATTTTTTTAAAAATTTGAAATAAAAGGCCATAAATAGTATAATAAAATAATAATATTTTAATTATATGGAGGAAAGATGTTTTAC harbors:
- a CDS encoding ABC transporter substrate-binding protein; translated protein: MKKKFIYLCLIVTIVLLGCFGKEKETEEVVKTNEEKIITIAEKAEIKTLDPQNTVDSASLSVIQMINQRLFKIDNNGNIIPEIAEEATKVNEKTTLIKIKKDLFFSNGEPVTVDDVLFSLNRAKESPRMTQDFYMIESFEKVDDSTIKVKTFYEAGNLLHKLASMGASIMSKKALEENETNIVGSGMFKLKEWVAGDRLVLERNTYFKDANSNIKEIVIKFIPEANSRMIMLETGEVDIAESLLPLDFQKISKEDEKFVSVEMQSSSNMFIGFDLRDKHLADKRVRQAIAYAINNKDIVDSIYNGSATVATSPIPKITTGHNENSNPYTQNIKKAKQLLAEAGYADGFNIVLNVNEDNQRVDTAVVIQDNLKAIGINVEIKTYQWASYVAFVENPAQEKGMFLMAWNIANDDPDELLYPLYHSSQIDAHTNVVFYKNEEFDNLISKARETTDKEKRIDLYKKAQDIIQEELPHYAILYPMQNFAYKKSIKGIEVNKRGYFNFQNTIVE